From the Leptospira montravelensis genome, one window contains:
- a CDS encoding four-helix bundle copper-binding protein → MNRKELLQKAGMAVAVSGILSTLSAEDHDHSTMAASTSGKSKYSKAMMAAMHCQLAAEVCLSHCLTELGKGDKSLAACATSTREVISLCESFVKLASQSSTYTKKLANLCIEVCEACAKECDKHANHHAVCKECRDSCLACVKELKKV, encoded by the coding sequence ATGAATCGCAAAGAATTATTACAAAAAGCCGGAATGGCAGTTGCCGTTTCAGGGATTTTATCTACACTTTCCGCAGAAGACCATGATCACTCCACTATGGCAGCTTCCACTTCTGGAAAATCCAAATATTCAAAAGCAATGATGGCAGCAATGCATTGCCAACTTGCGGCTGAGGTTTGCCTAAGTCATTGTCTTACCGAACTAGGAAAGGGAGATAAGTCACTAGCGGCTTGCGCCACAAGTACAAGAGAAGTGATTAGTTTATGTGAATCCTTTGTAAAACTCGCAAGCCAATCTTCTACTTATACAAAGAAGTTAGCAAACCTTTGTATTGAAGTTTGTGAGGCTTGTGCTAAAGAATGTGATAAACATGCGAACCACCACGCAGTTTGTAAAGAATGCAGAGACAGCTGCCTTGCTTGCGTAAAGGAATTAAAGAAAGTTTAA
- a CDS encoding TraB/GumN family protein, with translation MRSIKKSTPPRNSTKKGSKTTEPYLFQTIGKTEVHILGTAHVSKQSVEEVEKMIQTLKPDIICVELCESRMKSVEDPDYLKKLDIFKVFKERKMWLLLSSLILSSFQKKIGNKDIKPGDEMRKAITLGRELEKPVIAVDREIQTTLKRSWGNVGFFSKMYLFSALLTSLLVREDVSDDKIEEMKSDDILKDLFSQIPKKYESVKHVIIDERDVYLAEKIRQAAEGNSAKKVLAVVGAGHLAGIERNIQSINDLSVLDEVPKRKWWDNISLILYPVFFAGLIGYTTWSQGGEAGMDLFSKLIYIKGGLAALGALIAWAHPISILLAFITAPIGTFVPIFKAGWVSALSESYLRKPLVEDFEHIADDSESVAGFWKNRVLHIFLVFFLPQIGSTIGTFIVAGKGLKNLF, from the coding sequence ATGCGTTCAATCAAAAAATCAACTCCCCCAAGAAATTCTACCAAAAAAGGTTCCAAAACAACGGAACCATATCTTTTCCAAACCATAGGAAAAACGGAAGTTCACATCCTTGGAACGGCCCATGTGTCCAAACAAAGTGTAGAAGAAGTCGAAAAAATGATTCAGACACTAAAACCAGATATCATTTGTGTAGAGTTATGTGAATCTAGGATGAAGTCTGTAGAAGACCCCGATTATCTAAAAAAATTAGATATATTTAAAGTTTTTAAAGAAAGAAAGATGTGGTTACTTTTATCCAGTCTTATTCTGTCTTCCTTCCAGAAAAAAATTGGAAACAAAGATATCAAACCTGGAGATGAAATGCGAAAAGCAATCACTCTGGGTCGAGAACTGGAAAAACCAGTCATTGCCGTAGACCGCGAAATCCAAACCACATTAAAAAGGTCTTGGGGAAACGTAGGATTTTTCTCTAAAATGTATCTTTTTAGCGCTCTACTTACTTCTCTTCTGGTTCGTGAAGATGTTTCAGATGATAAAATTGAAGAGATGAAATCAGATGACATTCTCAAAGATTTATTCTCTCAAATTCCCAAAAAATATGAGTCTGTCAAACATGTCATCATTGATGAAAGGGATGTGTATTTAGCAGAAAAAATTCGCCAAGCTGCAGAAGGAAATTCGGCCAAAAAAGTTTTGGCTGTTGTGGGTGCAGGACATTTAGCTGGGATCGAACGAAATATTCAATCAATTAACGATTTATCTGTGTTAGATGAAGTTCCTAAACGCAAATGGTGGGACAATATTAGTCTTATTTTGTATCCTGTTTTTTTTGCCGGCCTGATTGGGTATACCACTTGGAGTCAAGGCGGCGAAGCAGGGATGGATTTATTCTCAAAACTCATTTATATCAAAGGTGGACTTGCTGCCCTTGGTGCTCTCATTGCTTGGGCACATCCCATCTCTATTTTACTTGCTTTTATCACAGCACCGATTGGAACCTTTGTTCCCATCTTTAAAGCAGGTTGGGTGAGTGCTTTATCCGAATCCTATTTGCGAAAACCACTTGTGGAAGACTTCGAACACATTGCAGATGATTCAGAATCTGTAGCTGGGTTTTGGAAAAATCGTGTCCTTCATATCTTTCTCGTTTTTTTTCTTCCTCAGATAGGATCTACCATCGGAACCTTTATTGTGGCAGGAAAAGGCTTGAAGAATTTATTTTAA
- a CDS encoding chemotaxis protein CheD, giving the protein MSIKSKIINVGIADIKVGKDMDVLRTTLGSCIGIVLYDPEQKVGAISHIMLAKDPTGKDAIKFPHKYGETALPILIEMMKQQGSNIGQYSCRMFGGASMFKGINSQFLQNIGEQNIIIVKKFMEENKIPVIVEDVAGNEGRTISLYCDDGRVLLKKAGMEKYLYKVR; this is encoded by the coding sequence ATGTCTATAAAATCCAAAATCATCAATGTGGGAATTGCCGACATCAAGGTCGGAAAAGATATGGATGTGCTCCGAACTACATTGGGTTCGTGCATAGGAATCGTTTTGTATGATCCAGAACAGAAAGTGGGAGCCATTTCCCATATCATGCTTGCCAAAGATCCCACAGGTAAAGATGCGATAAAGTTTCCGCACAAGTACGGAGAAACTGCCCTACCCATTCTCATTGAGATGATGAAACAACAAGGTTCCAATATTGGGCAATACTCTTGCCGTATGTTTGGTGGGGCCTCCATGTTCAAAGGAATCAACTCCCAGTTTTTGCAAAACATTGGGGAACAGAATATCATTATTGTCAAAAAATTTATGGAAGAGAATAAAATCCCTGTCATTGTGGAAGATGTGGCGGGGAACGAAGGAAGAACGATCAGTCTTTACTGTGACGATGGACGCGTGTTGTTAAAAAAAGCTGGTATGGAAAAATACCTTTATAAGGTGCGTTAG
- a CDS encoding HDOD domain-containing protein has product MLKSKVDEILQDVNKLPAISSVVSKVLEKLQKPDVNIADLAQEISKDPAITANVIKLSNSAYYRASKPIRTVQEALMTLGIKTVKEIVLLTAAKGILSQDLNSYQLEAAQLWSSSLLVAELSSKIVQHKKLKIDKDLAFTSGLLCSVGKIVLAQFFSPVMMQIKADLKDNQEPFPNLEKKYFGYTHMEVSENLLKRWNFPQELTDVVANYLTPENSKNNPILTSVVHIASILIVVSGIGIDIGGESVPISPFALSQTGVTEADIETYFVHIPDLQAGLADLLNV; this is encoded by the coding sequence ATGCTAAAATCGAAGGTTGATGAAATATTACAAGACGTAAATAAACTACCTGCCATTTCGTCGGTTGTATCAAAGGTATTGGAAAAACTCCAAAAACCAGACGTAAATATTGCAGACCTAGCTCAGGAAATTTCTAAGGATCCTGCCATTACCGCAAACGTAATTAAACTTTCTAACTCGGCTTATTACAGAGCATCCAAACCCATTCGTACGGTCCAAGAGGCACTTATGACTCTTGGAATCAAAACAGTAAAAGAAATTGTACTACTCACTGCAGCCAAAGGCATCCTATCGCAAGACCTAAATAGTTACCAACTAGAGGCAGCCCAACTTTGGTCCTCTTCTTTACTCGTAGCAGAACTTTCTAGTAAAATCGTACAACATAAAAAACTTAAAATTGATAAGGACCTTGCCTTTACTTCTGGATTGTTATGTAGTGTTGGTAAAATCGTTTTGGCCCAGTTCTTTAGTCCGGTAATGATGCAAATCAAAGCAGATCTAAAAGACAACCAAGAACCCTTCCCTAACTTAGAGAAAAAGTACTTTGGATACACTCATATGGAAGTGTCCGAAAACCTCTTAAAACGTTGGAACTTTCCACAAGAACTTACAGATGTAGTTGCTAATTACCTAACCCCAGAAAATTCGAAAAATAATCCAATTTTAACATCTGTGGTACATATTGCGAGTATCCTCATTGTTGTGTCTGGAATTGGTATCGATATCGGTGGGGAATCTGTCCCTATTTCCCCTTTTGCACTTAGCCAAACAGGTGTTACAGAGGCAGATATCGAAACCTACTTTGTTCACATCCCTGACTTACAAGCCGGTTTAGCTGATTTGTTAAACGTATAG
- a CDS encoding shikimate kinase — translation MNIIFIGARGAGKSKVSRSLSKKTEFPVVSTDSIAVYEAGGIPIPNFVEKFDWKKFRELEYSILQKLENADGIILDCGGGILFDLDESGNEIPSRRKLDLLRKIGRIVYLERGLEELLEKVKGDATRPDLSKVASYRSILEKRLPVYQEAAHFKLNLSKLTKEEAAERVLDWLGIKSK, via the coding sequence ATGAACATTATATTTATTGGAGCAAGAGGCGCAGGTAAATCGAAGGTCTCTCGTTCTCTTTCGAAAAAAACAGAATTCCCCGTTGTTTCTACTGATTCTATTGCTGTTTACGAAGCTGGCGGCATTCCCATTCCTAATTTTGTAGAAAAGTTTGATTGGAAAAAATTTCGTGAATTAGAATATTCCATTTTGCAAAAACTAGAAAATGCTGATGGAATTATTTTGGATTGCGGCGGTGGAATACTATTCGATTTGGATGAATCTGGAAACGAAATTCCAAGTAGGAGAAAACTAGATCTCTTACGAAAAATCGGACGAATTGTATATTTAGAACGAGGTCTGGAAGAATTACTAGAAAAAGTGAAAGGAGATGCAACAAGGCCCGACCTTTCCAAAGTGGCGTCTTACCGTTCTATTTTAGAAAAAAGATTACCGGTCTACCAAGAAGCTGCTCATTTTAAGCTGAATTTATCCAAACTCACGAAAGAAGAAGCCGCCGAACGAGTACTCGACTGGCTTGGGATCAAATCCAAATAA
- the gltB gene encoding glutamate synthase large subunit: MSKSNQPPILPPLGPQAQGMYDPALDKDSCGVGFIANYKGKRSRDIVDKGIRLMCNLEHRGAEGADPKTGDGAGIMINIPDAFFRKVLPFSLPKEGDYAVGFLFLPQNTEARTAVENVIEKIIVDEGEEFLGFRDVPINKEYAGVVASKTIPVFKQVFIGKKSKKNKTSDDFERKLFLIRRLIDRRIRTEMKLDRSQYYVPSFSSRTIVYKGMLLGDQVKKFYEDLKSPDLTSAFCLTHTRFSTNTFPTWDLAHPYRQIAHNGEINTLRGNMNWMAARQMVMQSPLYGDELRRMLPIVMEGQSDTATFDTVLELLVMGGRSLPHSVMMMIPEAWSKNKAMDADRRAFYEYHATFMEPWDGPAAIAFTDGRIIGATLDRNGLRPARFIVTKNDEVIMSSEAGVLNLPPEEVLTQDRLRPGRMLLIDMEKGQILDDEEIKKQIATQKPYRKWVEDNMIRLGSLPDPENVKQPQHETILERQRAFGYTHEDVFTIIKPMGVSGEEPIGSMGVDSSLAVLSEKPQPLFRYFKQNFAQVTNPPIDPIREELVMELTTYIGPEGNLLSEEPEHAHRLELEHPILTNEDFEKIKQISEGHFKAKTFEILFDPSKKHDMRNSLDRVCADAAKAVREQGVNLIILTDHGVGEKKAAIPSLLAVAGLHHYLIREGLRTRAGIVLESGEPREVAHFALLCGYGANAINPYLAFETIADLSQQGLLPEVPNYKDAKKKYIKSIGKGLFKVFSKMGISTLQSYCGAQIFEAVGLDSELVNTYFAGTQSRIEGLSLEMLEEETVRRHKAAYDPTFFPNNLEPGGVHYYRKNGDSHLYTPITVHKLQKATQDNDYKVFKEFSSLIDNQNEKAITLRSLFQLDFEGSKAIPIEEVESVKSILKRFQTGAMSHGSISWEAHTTLAIAMNRIGAKSNTGEGGEDPVRFKTLPNGDSMRSAIKQVASARFGVTMEYLTNADDIQIKMAQGAKPGEGGQLPGHKVDKYIGWLRYSTPGVTLISPPPHHDIYSIEDLKQLIFDLKNSNPRARVSVKLVSESGVGTVAAGVAKAHADHILIAGHEGGTGASPISSIHHAGTPWELGLSETHQTLVANGLRDRVYLAVDGKLLTGKDVVVGALLGAEEFGFSTSALVSVGCIMMRKCHLNTCPVGVATQDEFLRSKFTGKPEYVVNFMTFVAEEVREIMAKLGFRTFEEMIGQVEKIKFKRPHHHWKARGLDFSKVLHRPTPVFPTGLYRAKEQNHHLDEQIDNELIRKSLAAIDHKQPVKIQTSIVNLNRSVGTMLSHEVTKKYGVDGLSEDTIDIEFTGTAGQSFGAFVTKGMTLRLVGEGNDYVGKGLCGGKLIFQTPKNAPYKAEENIVIGNTCFIGATSGNAYVNGIAGERFCVRNSGAHVIVEGTGDHGCEYMTGGRVIILGDIGRNFAAGMSGGIAYLWDPKKNKEALINKEMVDLDPLTDATEIAEVKKMIEDHKTYTGSKRAEEVLKDWETVVKQMIKVIPRDYKKALEKMAEENASGKANKEGVTARG, from the coding sequence ATGTCAAAATCTAACCAACCACCCATCCTTCCGCCACTTGGCCCACAGGCCCAAGGTATGTATGATCCTGCCTTGGATAAAGATTCCTGTGGTGTTGGTTTTATCGCAAATTATAAAGGCAAACGTTCCCGGGACATCGTAGACAAGGGAATCCGCCTCATGTGTAACCTAGAGCATAGAGGGGCAGAAGGTGCTGATCCAAAAACCGGTGACGGGGCAGGGATCATGATTAATATCCCTGATGCATTTTTTAGAAAAGTTCTCCCCTTCTCGTTGCCAAAAGAAGGCGACTATGCAGTGGGATTTTTGTTCCTCCCTCAAAACACAGAAGCCCGAACTGCCGTTGAAAACGTAATCGAAAAAATCATAGTCGATGAAGGGGAAGAGTTTCTCGGATTTCGCGATGTCCCCATTAACAAAGAATATGCGGGCGTTGTCGCATCGAAAACCATCCCAGTTTTCAAACAAGTATTCATAGGTAAAAAATCCAAAAAAAATAAAACTTCTGACGACTTCGAAAGAAAACTATTCCTCATCCGTCGCCTCATTGACAGACGAATCCGTACAGAGATGAAACTGGATCGTTCCCAGTACTATGTACCAAGTTTTTCATCCCGTACGATTGTATACAAAGGGATGTTACTTGGTGACCAAGTCAAAAAATTCTATGAAGATTTAAAATCTCCTGACTTAACTTCTGCGTTTTGTTTGACTCACACTCGGTTTTCAACAAACACCTTCCCTACCTGGGATTTGGCTCACCCTTACCGACAAATTGCCCACAATGGTGAGATCAATACTCTACGGGGGAACATGAACTGGATGGCGGCTCGCCAAATGGTGATGCAATCTCCACTTTACGGTGATGAACTGCGCCGTATGCTTCCTATCGTGATGGAAGGCCAGTCTGATACGGCAACCTTTGATACAGTTCTTGAATTACTTGTAATGGGTGGTAGATCTCTCCCTCATTCAGTGATGATGATGATTCCAGAAGCTTGGTCCAAAAACAAAGCTATGGATGCCGACAGACGCGCGTTCTACGAATACCATGCAACCTTCATGGAACCTTGGGATGGTCCAGCTGCCATCGCTTTCACTGATGGTAGAATCATTGGGGCTACCTTGGATCGTAACGGACTTCGCCCTGCGCGTTTCATTGTTACCAAAAACGATGAAGTGATCATGTCCTCGGAAGCAGGTGTACTCAACCTTCCACCAGAAGAAGTTTTAACCCAAGACAGACTTCGTCCAGGCCGAATGCTTCTCATCGATATGGAAAAAGGACAAATCCTAGACGACGAAGAAATCAAAAAACAAATCGCTACCCAAAAACCTTATCGCAAATGGGTAGAAGACAATATGATTCGTCTAGGATCTTTGCCAGATCCTGAGAACGTAAAACAACCGCAACACGAAACTATTTTAGAACGCCAAAGAGCATTTGGTTACACTCACGAAGATGTGTTTACCATCATCAAACCGATGGGTGTTTCTGGAGAAGAACCAATTGGTTCTATGGGTGTGGATTCTTCCCTTGCAGTACTCAGTGAAAAACCACAACCCCTATTCCGTTATTTCAAACAAAACTTTGCGCAAGTTACCAATCCACCGATTGATCCAATTCGGGAAGAACTTGTGATGGAACTTACAACCTATATCGGACCAGAAGGAAACCTTCTTTCCGAAGAGCCGGAACATGCACATCGATTGGAATTGGAACACCCAATTCTTACCAACGAAGATTTCGAAAAAATCAAACAAATCAGTGAAGGACATTTCAAAGCCAAAACTTTTGAAATCCTTTTTGATCCTTCTAAAAAACATGATATGAGAAACTCTCTCGACCGTGTTTGTGCCGATGCTGCCAAAGCGGTTCGCGAACAAGGGGTAAACCTCATCATCTTAACCGACCACGGAGTGGGTGAAAAAAAAGCAGCCATCCCTTCCCTTCTTGCTGTAGCAGGACTCCATCACTATTTAATTCGGGAAGGTCTTCGCACTCGAGCAGGAATTGTTTTAGAATCAGGGGAACCAAGAGAAGTGGCCCACTTTGCCTTGTTATGCGGTTATGGTGCAAATGCCATCAATCCATACCTTGCTTTTGAAACTATTGCCGATCTTTCCCAACAAGGTTTACTCCCAGAAGTCCCTAATTACAAGGATGCAAAAAAGAAATACATCAAATCCATTGGGAAAGGACTTTTTAAAGTATTCTCAAAAATGGGAATTTCCACATTACAATCGTATTGTGGGGCTCAAATTTTTGAAGCCGTGGGACTTGATTCCGAACTCGTTAACACATACTTTGCAGGAACTCAATCTCGCATTGAAGGACTTTCTCTTGAGATGTTGGAAGAAGAAACCGTTCGCCGCCACAAAGCAGCTTATGATCCTACTTTTTTCCCGAACAACCTAGAACCAGGTGGAGTGCACTACTATCGTAAAAATGGTGATAGCCATCTTTATACACCGATTACAGTTCACAAATTACAAAAAGCAACTCAAGACAACGATTACAAAGTGTTCAAAGAGTTCTCAAGCCTAATCGATAACCAAAACGAAAAGGCAATCACTCTTCGCAGTTTGTTCCAACTTGATTTTGAAGGTTCGAAAGCAATTCCTATCGAAGAAGTGGAGTCTGTAAAATCCATTCTCAAACGTTTCCAAACAGGTGCTATGAGTCATGGTTCCATTTCTTGGGAAGCACATACCACTCTTGCGATTGCCATGAACCGAATTGGTGCTAAATCGAACACAGGTGAAGGTGGAGAAGATCCAGTACGATTCAAAACCCTTCCGAATGGAGATAGCATGCGTTCGGCGATCAAACAGGTTGCGTCTGCAAGGTTTGGTGTGACTATGGAATACCTCACCAATGCCGATGATATCCAAATCAAAATGGCACAGGGCGCCAAACCAGGTGAAGGTGGACAGCTCCCAGGACACAAGGTAGACAAATACATTGGTTGGCTTCGTTATTCCACTCCAGGTGTAACTTTGATTTCACCTCCTCCTCACCATGATATTTATTCCATCGAAGATCTAAAACAGTTGATCTTTGATTTAAAAAACTCGAATCCAAGAGCCCGTGTATCTGTGAAACTTGTCTCTGAATCGGGTGTAGGAACTGTGGCGGCCGGTGTGGCCAAAGCACATGCGGATCATATCCTAATTGCAGGTCACGAAGGTGGAACTGGGGCAAGCCCGATTTCTTCCATCCACCATGCAGGAACTCCTTGGGAACTGGGACTTTCCGAAACTCACCAAACTCTTGTCGCCAATGGACTTCGTGACCGTGTGTATCTGGCTGTGGATGGGAAACTCCTCACTGGAAAAGATGTGGTTGTCGGAGCTCTCCTTGGTGCAGAAGAATTTGGATTCTCTACTTCCGCACTGGTTTCAGTGGGTTGTATCATGATGCGTAAATGCCATCTCAATACTTGCCCAGTAGGTGTGGCAACTCAGGACGAATTCTTACGAAGTAAGTTTACAGGAAAACCAGAGTATGTTGTAAATTTCATGACCTTTGTTGCAGAAGAAGTTCGTGAGATTATGGCAAAACTTGGATTTAGAACGTTTGAAGAAATGATTGGCCAAGTGGAAAAAATCAAATTCAAACGACCTCACCACCATTGGAAGGCTCGTGGTCTTGATTTTAGTAAAGTGCTCCATAGACCAACTCCTGTGTTCCCTACCGGACTCTATCGTGCTAAAGAACAAAACCACCACTTGGATGAACAGATTGATAACGAACTGATCCGTAAGTCACTTGCTGCGATTGATCACAAACAACCTGTGAAAATCCAAACATCCATTGTGAACCTGAACCGTTCTGTAGGAACCATGCTTAGCCACGAAGTGACTAAAAAATATGGTGTGGATGGATTGTCAGAAGACACAATTGATATCGAATTTACAGGAACCGCAGGACAGTCGTTTGGTGCTTTTGTGACGAAAGGAATGACACTTCGCCTGGTGGGTGAAGGAAATGACTATGTAGGAAAAGGACTTTGTGGTGGAAAACTCATCTTCCAAACTCCTAAAAATGCTCCTTACAAAGCAGAAGAAAACATAGTCATAGGTAACACTTGTTTCATTGGGGCAACGAGTGGAAACGCTTATGTCAATGGGATTGCTGGCGAAAGATTCTGTGTTCGTAACTCAGGAGCACATGTCATCGTAGAAGGAACCGGAGACCACGGTTGTGAATATATGACTGGTGGTCGGGTCATCATCCTCGGAGACATTGGACGTAACTTTGCCGCTGGAATGTCAGGTGGAATTGCTTACCTTTGGGATCCAAAGAAAAATAAAGAAGCTCTCATCAACAAAGAGATGGTCGACTTAGATCCGTTAACTGATGCTACCGAAATTGCAGAAGTGAAAAAGATGATCGAAGATCATAAAACTTATACTGGGTCCAAACGAGCAGAAGAAGTGCTGAAGGACTGGGAAACTGTAGTCAAACAAATGATCAAAGTCATTCCAAGAGATTATAAAAAAGCTCTAGAAAAAATGGCGGAAGAAAACGCTTCAGGAAAAGCAAACAAAGAGGGGGTAACGGCTCGTGGGTAA
- a CDS encoding glutamate synthase subunit beta, whose amino-acid sequence MGKPTGFLEFKKEYLQKIEPKERVKNYKEFEKPFPEAIAKDQGARCMDCGIPFCHGDTGCPVDNLIPEFNDFVYRGRWKEAWENLSKTNNFPEFTGRLCPAPCESACTLGIIEPPVSIKSIERTIIDRAWEEGWVIPQPPVSKSGKKVAVVGSGPAGLAAGQQLARAGHTVTIFEKNDRIGGLLRYGIPDFKMEKRHIDRRMKQMEAEGVTFKTNVNVGVDITAKQLLADFDAVVLACGSEVPRDLPVEGRNSKGVYFAMEFLSKNNKHVAGDAIEIINAKDKHVIVIGGGDTGSDCVGTSNRHGAKSVTQIELFPEPPKERDVSTPWPLYPKMFRTSTSHEEGVNRKWAVSTMGFKSNEKGELTSIYGSEVKEENGKFNPVPGTEFEWPADLVFLAMGFVNPVKEGLLADLQKEGLELDGRGNVKADFGTKPGSFATSVPKVYACGDVRRGQSLIVWAISEGRKCADQVHHFLMQEVEA is encoded by the coding sequence GTGGGTAAACCAACAGGATTTTTAGAATTTAAAAAAGAATACCTTCAGAAGATTGAACCAAAGGAACGTGTTAAGAACTATAAAGAGTTCGAAAAACCCTTTCCTGAAGCAATTGCCAAAGACCAAGGGGCTCGTTGTATGGACTGCGGGATTCCTTTCTGTCATGGTGATACAGGTTGTCCTGTGGATAACCTGATCCCTGAATTCAATGACTTTGTCTACAGAGGTCGCTGGAAGGAAGCATGGGAAAATCTTTCGAAAACCAATAACTTTCCTGAGTTTACAGGAAGGCTCTGCCCTGCTCCTTGTGAGTCGGCCTGTACATTAGGAATCATCGAACCACCAGTATCGATCAAATCGATTGAAAGAACGATAATCGATCGTGCTTGGGAAGAAGGATGGGTCATCCCACAACCTCCTGTTTCTAAATCTGGAAAAAAAGTAGCAGTCGTTGGTTCAGGTCCTGCAGGTCTTGCCGCCGGACAGCAGTTAGCTCGTGCCGGACACACTGTAACCATCTTTGAAAAGAATGATCGCATTGGTGGCCTACTCCGTTACGGAATTCCCGATTTCAAAATGGAAAAAAGACATATTGACCGCCGCATGAAACAAATGGAAGCAGAAGGTGTTACCTTCAAAACCAATGTCAATGTAGGTGTTGATATTACCGCAAAACAATTACTTGCTGATTTTGATGCAGTGGTTCTTGCTTGTGGATCAGAAGTTCCAAGAGACCTACCCGTCGAAGGTAGAAACAGTAAAGGCGTTTATTTTGCTATGGAGTTCTTGTCTAAAAACAACAAACACGTAGCAGGTGATGCCATTGAAATCATCAATGCCAAAGACAAACATGTGATTGTTATTGGTGGAGGTGATACTGGATCTGATTGTGTAGGAACTTCTAACCGTCATGGGGCAAAATCTGTCACTCAAATCGAACTTTTTCCAGAACCTCCCAAAGAAAGAGATGTTTCTACTCCTTGGCCTTTGTATCCAAAAATGTTCCGCACTTCCACCTCACACGAAGAAGGTGTAAATCGGAAATGGGCTGTTTCTACTATGGGTTTTAAATCCAATGAAAAAGGCGAATTAACTTCCATTTACGGATCCGAAGTAAAAGAAGAAAATGGAAAGTTTAACCCAGTTCCTGGAACCGAATTTGAATGGCCTGCTGATTTAGTTTTTCTCGCTATGGGATTTGTAAACCCCGTCAAAGAAGGATTACTTGCTGATTTGCAGAAAGAAGGATTGGAACTAGACGGACGAGGGAATGTGAAAGCGGATTTCGGAACCAAACCAGGATCCTTTGCTACTTCCGTTCCTAAAGTTTATGCTTGCGGAGACGTAAGACGAGGGCAATCCCTCATTGTTTGGGCCATTTCGGAAGGAAGGAAGTGTGCGGACCAAGTTCACCATTTCCTAATGCAAGAAGTAGAGGCATAA
- a CDS encoding LA_0442/LA_0875 N-terminal domain-containing protein codes for MKLTITQFIKIATLLVVLTGNLSAENILLKKGGTLQGKVVEQDQYKLKIRKEDGTIVVLNKTDILKVVYKDHLTAAEEDKLRKAEEDKERLKREKEEAARLKKEQEEAAKQEKELAAKNASADAEAKRKREEELRLAELDRKNLTRGGATWRSAVLPGWGQWKQDRKVQAIVYPSIIAIGLFFTYDKHRMYLNAKRDYNNLDNPYTTNGYFRAAFSPQTAATVSPAEAVVSSQFGPFKGQRESVERHYRDMQYIGVATLLVYFWNIFDAYYFHPTGTGLTQEDTRKEKFFMHSTVDRVGFHPTAVAGDRGIEHRTQLGYEFTF; via the coding sequence TTGAAACTGACTATTACACAATTCATTAAAATCGCAACACTTTTGGTAGTGCTCACAGGAAACCTATCCGCCGAGAACATCCTCCTCAAAAAAGGGGGAACTCTCCAGGGGAAGGTAGTCGAACAAGACCAATATAAGCTAAAAATTCGAAAAGAAGACGGAACCATAGTCGTTTTAAATAAAACAGATATTCTCAAAGTAGTTTATAAAGACCACCTAACTGCTGCAGAGGAAGACAAACTCAGAAAAGCAGAAGAAGACAAAGAAAGGCTTAAAAGAGAAAAAGAAGAAGCCGCAAGACTCAAAAAAGAACAGGAAGAAGCAGCAAAACAAGAAAAAGAGTTGGCTGCCAAAAATGCATCCGCTGATGCAGAAGCAAAACGAAAAAGAGAAGAAGAACTTAGACTTGCAGAATTAGACCGAAAGAACCTAACACGAGGTGGGGCAACTTGGAGATCTGCTGTCCTTCCTGGTTGGGGTCAATGGAAACAAGACCGAAAAGTACAAGCCATTGTTTATCCATCGATCATTGCGATTGGTCTCTTTTTCACATACGACAAACATCGTATGTATTTAAATGCAAAACGTGATTATAACAATTTAGATAACCCATACACAACCAATGGGTATTTTCGTGCTGCCTTTTCTCCTCAAACAGCAGCCACAGTTTCCCCAGCGGAAGCAGTTGTATCAAGTCAGTTTGGACCTTTCAAAGGACAAAGAGAATCTGTGGAAAGACATTACCGAGATATGCAGTACATTGGTGTAGCTACATTGTTAGTTTATTTTTGGAATATCTTCGATGCTTATTACTTCCATCCAACAGGTACTGGACTAACACAAGAAGACACACGCAAAGAAAAATTCTTTATGCATTCCACAGTGGACCGCGTAGGATTCCACCCTACTGCTGTTGCCGGGGATCGCGGCATCGAACATCGTACTCAATTAGGATATGAATTTACTTTTTAA